Genomic segment of Serinicoccus hydrothermalis:
CTGATGCGGGTTCCGGTCGACTGGCTCGGCGACTACGTCGCGCTGCCCGAGGGCGTCACCGGCGAGCAGATCGCCGCGGACCTCGTGGCGGTCGGGCTCGAGGAGGAGGGTCTGCACACCAGCGGGGTGGGCGGACCGCTCGTCGTCGGGCGGGTGCTGGAGATGAGCCCCGAGCCGCAGAAGAACGGCAAGACGATCAACTGGTGCCAGGTCGACGTCGGTGACGCCAATGGCACCGGCGAGCCGCAGGGCATCGTCTGCGGCGCCCACAACTTCGCGGCCGACGACCTCGTCGCCGTCATCCTGCCCGGGGGCACGCTGCCGACGCCGCAGGGACCGCTGACGATCAGCGCGCGCAAGACCTACGGGCACGTCTCGGCCGGCATGATCTGCTCGGTCCGCGAGCTCGGGATCGGGGAGGACCACGACGGCATCCTCGTCCTGCCGCGCCTGCTGCCGGCCGAGGCGGTCGCCCGCCTCTCGCCCGGTGACGACCTCATCGGTGTCCTCGGCCTGGACCGGGAGACCGTCGAGGTCAACGTCACCCCGGACCGCGGCTACTGCTTCTCGATCCGCGGCATCGCCCGCGAGTACTCCCACTCCACCGGTGCGACCTTCACCGACCCCGCGTCGCTGCCGCTCGACGCAGGACAGGGCGAGGGGTATGCCGTCCGCCTCGCCGACGAGGCGCCGCTGGAGGGCGTGCCCGGGTGCGACCGCTACCTGGCACGGGTGGTGCGGGGCATCGACCTGACCCGCACCACGCCGGAGTGGATGGCGCGCCGGCTCACCGAGGCCGGCATGCGGCCCATCGGCCTCGCCGTGGACGTCACCAACTACGTCATGCTCGCCCTCGGCCAGCCCCTCCACGCCTTCGACCTGGCGACGCTGGGGGGACCCGTCGTCGTCCGTCGGGCCCGCCCCGGCGAGCGGCTCACGACGCTGGACGACGTGGACCGCTCGCTCGATCCCGAGGACCTGCTCATCACCGACGGCGGCGAGCGCGTGCTCGCCCTCGCCGGGGTCATGGGTGGCGAGGACGGCGAGGTCACGCCGGGCGTCACCACCGACGTGCTCATCGAGTCCGCCCACTTCGACGCGCGGACCGTCGGGCGGACCTCGCGGCGGCACAAGCTGTCCAGCGAGGCCGCGAAGCGGTTCGAGCGAGGCGTGGACCCGGACGTCACCGCGGCCGCCGCCCAGCTCGCGGTGGACCTGCTCGTCGAGCACGGCGGCGGCACCGCCGACCCCGCGATCACCGACGTGGACCAGCGGCCGGGACGCGACCCGATCGAGCTCGACCTGACGCTGGCCACCCGCTACGTCGGCGTCAACTACTCCCTCGACCGGGTCCGCGAGGTGCTGCGCATGATCGGCTGCGAGGTGTCGGAGACGGGCGACGAGCGCCGGGTCTCGGTGCTGCCGCCCACCTGGCGGCCCGACCTCACCGACGCCCCGACCCTGGTGGAGGAGGTCGCCCGGGTCGACGGCTACGACAAGATCCCCTCGGTCGTGCCGCGCGCCGTGGGAGGCCGTGGCCTCACGCACGGCCAGCGTGCCCGGCGGGCCGTCGCCACGGCCCTGGCCGGGCAGGGCCTGCAGGAGGTCCTCACCTACCCCTTCGTCGGCGCCGGACGCTTCGACGAGCTGGGTCTGCCCGAGGACGACCCGCACCGCCAGGCCGTCCGCCTGGCCAACCCGCTCTCCGACGAGGCCCCCCTCATGCGGACGGCGCTGCTGCAGACGCTGCCGGAGGCGCTGCTGCGCAACGTCTCCCGCGGCAACCGCGACGTCGCGCTCTTCGAGATCGACACGGTCACGCAGCCCGAGCCGGACGCCATGGCCCCGGTCCCGGGGGTGGGCGAGCTGCCCGCCGAGGACGTCCTGGCCCAGATCTGCGGCGCGGTGCCGGCCCAGCCCTGGCACGTGGCCGTCATGGCCGCCGGGCAGGCCGACCGCGCCGGATGGTGGGGCCGGGGCCGCCCGGTGGATGTCGTCGACGTGGTCGGCTGGGCCCATGCCGTGGCGGACGCCCTCGGCGTCGAGGTCCGGCGCGAGCAGAGCGCCCGCGCCCCCTTCCACCCGGGGCGCTGCGTCGACCTCACGCTCGCCGACGGCACCCGGGTCGGCTGGGCCGGGGAGCTGCACCCCAAGGTCGTGCAGCGGCTCGGCCTGCCCCCGCGGACCAGCGCCGCCGAGCTCGACCTCGACGTCCTCGTCCGGGCCAGCGACCACCGCACCCAGGTCGACCGGCTCTCCACCCACCCCGTGGCGACCTCGGACGTCGCGCTGGAGGTGCCCCGCGGGGTCCGCTTCAGCGAGGTGGAGTCCTCGCTGCGCGGCGGCGCCGGTGACCTGCTCGAGAGCCTGGAGCTCTTCGACGTCTACGCCGGGGACCAGGTGGCGCAGGACAAGCACTCGCTGGCCTGGCGGATGCACTTCCGGGCGCCGGACCGGACCCTGACGACCCAGGAGGTCAACGCCGCGCGCGACGCGGCGGTGGCCCGGGTGGTCGCCGAGCGCGGGGCGGTGCAGCGATGAGCGTGGCGCTGGTCACCGGGGCCTCCCGGGGCATCGGGGACGTGCTGGTCCGGGCGCTGCTCGAGGACGGCTGGTCGGTCGTCGGGCTCTCCCGCTCGGGGCACGTCGCCGACGGCGCGGAGGGTATGCCGTGCGACGTCACCGACGCCGGCGAGGTCGACGCGGCCGTCGCCGAGGTGGTGTCCCGGCACGGCCGGATCGACCTGCTCGTCAACAACGCCGGTCTCATCGAGACCGAGCAGCCCCTGTGGGAGTCCGACGTCGACGAGTGGTGGCAGGTCATGGTCACCAACGTGCGCGGTCCGTTCCTGCTGACCCGGGCGGTCGTCCCGCACATGATCGCCGGCGGCGGGGGACGCGTGGTCAACCTCAACTCCGGCTCGGGCACGCGGGAGAGCCCGGTGCTCACGGCATACCACGCGTCGAAGTCCGCCCTCGCCCGGCTGACGGGCGGCACCGCGGTCGCCGGGGAGGAGCACGGCGTGCACGCCTTCGACCTGGCGCCCGGCGTCGTGCGCACGGACATGACCCGGTCCATGAAGATGCACGCGGACCGCACCGAGTGGACCGCGCCCGAGGAGGTCGTCGAGCTCTTCCTCGCCCTGGCCCACGGCGAGCTGGACGCCTTCTCCGGCCGGATGGTGCGCGCGGGCGCGGACGACCTGGAGGCCCTGCGCCGCCACGCCCGCGAGGGTCTGCCCGACGGTGCCCGGATGCTGCGGCTGCGGCCCTGGGGACCGGACGACCCCGTCGCCGGCTGAGATGGCCGACTTCGGCAGCCGGCTGACCTGGGCCGACCTGCCGCCGCACGTGCACTCCTGGGCCGCGGAGGCGCTCGGGTCGCCGGTCGTGAGCGCGCGCTCGCAACCGGCCGGATTCTCGCCCGGCTCCGCCGATCGCATCAGCACCGCTGCCGGTGACCGGGCCTTCGTCAAGGCCGTCAGCACCGCGCAGAACCCGGACACCCCCGGTCTGCACCGCCGCGAGATCGAGGTCCTGCGCAGCCTCGCCCGGGAGGGGGTGACGGTCGCGCCGGCGCTGCTGGCCGATCTCGACGACGGCACCTGGGTCGCGCTCCTGACCGAGGACGTCGACGGGCGTCACCCGCACGCCCCGTGGACCGACCCCGAGCTCGACGCGACGCTGGAGGCCCTCACGCAGATCGCGACGCGCCGGGCGCCGGCCTCGTGGCCGGACCTCTCCGCGGAGCTGCAGGCGGAGTTCGGCCTGTGGGCCCGGCTGCGCGACGAGCCGCCCGCCGAGCTGGACCCGTGGGTCGCCGACCGGCTGGACGACCTGCACGAGGCCTCGCAGCGCACCCTGGCCCGGCTGTCCGGTGACGCCATCGCCCACACCGACGTCCGCGCCGACAACCTGCTCGTCCAGGGCGACGGGAGCGTCCGGGTCGTGGACTGGCCCTGGGCCAGCCGCGGTGCGCCGTGGTTCGACGCCGCGAGCCTGCTCCTCGACGTGGGCGCGGTCGGCGAGGTGCACCTGGAGGTGGCCCTGCCGCGTCTGCACGCGCTCGGCGCCACCACCGACGACGTCGTGGGCGTGGTGGCCGGCGTGGCGGGCTTCCTGCTTCACCAGTCCCGCAGGCCCGCACCGCCGGGGCTGCCGACGCTGCGCGCCTTCCAGCGCTCCCGCGGCGAGGCCGCGGTCGGGCTCCTGCGCGACCTCTGGACGGACTGAACGCCTCGATGTCACTCGGGAGCCTGTTCAAGGGGGCTCGGGAGTGACGAACCGGCGCAAGCATGACGAACCGGCGCCCAGATGCTGCGGGACGAGGACCACGGCCGCTCCGGGACGCGGACCGCATACTCATGCAGGACTCGGTATACTCCTGCACCGTGACCTCGATCCCCA
This window contains:
- the pheT gene encoding phenylalanine--tRNA ligase subunit beta, whose amino-acid sequence is MRVPVDWLGDYVALPEGVTGEQIAADLVAVGLEEEGLHTSGVGGPLVVGRVLEMSPEPQKNGKTINWCQVDVGDANGTGEPQGIVCGAHNFAADDLVAVILPGGTLPTPQGPLTISARKTYGHVSAGMICSVRELGIGEDHDGILVLPRLLPAEAVARLSPGDDLIGVLGLDRETVEVNVTPDRGYCFSIRGIAREYSHSTGATFTDPASLPLDAGQGEGYAVRLADEAPLEGVPGCDRYLARVVRGIDLTRTTPEWMARRLTEAGMRPIGLAVDVTNYVMLALGQPLHAFDLATLGGPVVVRRARPGERLTTLDDVDRSLDPEDLLITDGGERVLALAGVMGGEDGEVTPGVTTDVLIESAHFDARTVGRTSRRHKLSSEAAKRFERGVDPDVTAAAAQLAVDLLVEHGGGTADPAITDVDQRPGRDPIELDLTLATRYVGVNYSLDRVREVLRMIGCEVSETGDERRVSVLPPTWRPDLTDAPTLVEEVARVDGYDKIPSVVPRAVGGRGLTHGQRARRAVATALAGQGLQEVLTYPFVGAGRFDELGLPEDDPHRQAVRLANPLSDEAPLMRTALLQTLPEALLRNVSRGNRDVALFEIDTVTQPEPDAMAPVPGVGELPAEDVLAQICGAVPAQPWHVAVMAAGQADRAGWWGRGRPVDVVDVVGWAHAVADALGVEVRREQSARAPFHPGRCVDLTLADGTRVGWAGELHPKVVQRLGLPPRTSAAELDLDVLVRASDHRTQVDRLSTHPVATSDVALEVPRGVRFSEVESSLRGGAGDLLESLELFDVYAGDQVAQDKHSLAWRMHFRAPDRTLTTQEVNAARDAAVARVVAERGAVQR
- a CDS encoding aminoglycoside phosphotransferase family protein gives rise to the protein MADFGSRLTWADLPPHVHSWAAEALGSPVVSARSQPAGFSPGSADRISTAAGDRAFVKAVSTAQNPDTPGLHRREIEVLRSLAREGVTVAPALLADLDDGTWVALLTEDVDGRHPHAPWTDPELDATLEALTQIATRRAPASWPDLSAELQAEFGLWARLRDEPPAELDPWVADRLDDLHEASQRTLARLSGDAIAHTDVRADNLLVQGDGSVRVVDWPWASRGAPWFDAASLLLDVGAVGEVHLEVALPRLHALGATTDDVVGVVAGVAGFLLHQSRRPAPPGLPTLRAFQRSRGEAAVGLLRDLWTD
- a CDS encoding SDR family NAD(P)-dependent oxidoreductase — translated: MSVALVTGASRGIGDVLVRALLEDGWSVVGLSRSGHVADGAEGMPCDVTDAGEVDAAVAEVVSRHGRIDLLVNNAGLIETEQPLWESDVDEWWQVMVTNVRGPFLLTRAVVPHMIAGGGGRVVNLNSGSGTRESPVLTAYHASKSALARLTGGTAVAGEEHGVHAFDLAPGVVRTDMTRSMKMHADRTEWTAPEEVVELFLALAHGELDAFSGRMVRAGADDLEALRRHAREGLPDGARMLRLRPWGPDDPVAG